A single genomic interval of Sphingopyxis sp. CCNWLW2 harbors:
- a CDS encoding TonB-dependent receptor: MVRAIEMNLARLSLLSTSLAALAIAQPAAAQATVREFNIPAQPLSSALLEFSRQSDVLVVVSPEVVNGKRAPALRGSLPVNEAIGRLLRGSGLRAVPNPRGGYRIERAAPPAVADASSAAAPDAAVEAEAIIVTGSRIARSSKSVPGSVTVFDRERIDRSGEGTIRGVLELSSQAGMTPTQASSFLGAAPVQLRGLSAGTTLVLVNGRRVTPSGATGVSFDVGSIPLAAVERIEVLADGASAIYGADAVGGIVNVVLKSSGTGLTVDGRLGVADGGVGEERRLSATYGFSTGRLRGSISADYFDTGGILFSDRARTRDLDYRRFGSLDRRLPYTDQGTVHSLSGGNLPGLTATRAIIPVTSNDRPTIPDFAATAGQVSVGGDYYQLSSIQSPIERYGAVADLSYDVSDDVTLFANALASRQNGKYVVVRPYIDTTTIVPASNPYNPFGVNVGVNRLLTGVDPDVNHTRDTFLRFLAGVRGKAGADLRWEVAVNYSRDNNRVHEENYFDTARLAAVLNNPDPNATLNLFATGPVASEAVLDSLFQEVDKRYLASALSADAQLTGSLFPLPGGNLSFALGAEVRREKIDITSPFDNTKGRRDVASGYFELRAPVLDTLTLSGAGRFDHYSDFGSSFNPKLGFEWTPTKAVMLSGTWGTSFRAPPLAFINSVAFVVPLVVTDPLRGNESVTVPTTRGANPNLQAETADSYTVSLRVTPLDTASHHLDANISAWWVSQADRVVTPNGQTLVDNASRFSDRVIRSAPTPADIAAGRPGALQSIDASYINFGTAKTNGIDAQVNYRGEGGATRWSVNGSVTRVLNYKAELVPGLVENRLGSFSFDGYAPKWRGSITGSIGQGPVDLTGTLRYIGSYQDRRGTPYILGDRAFVDLQLSMQSPATAGPLQNVRVTVGASNLLNTQPPFFNLSLGYDPFNYNNRGRFIYTSVRKAF; the protein is encoded by the coding sequence ATGGTCCGCGCAATTGAAATGAACTTGGCTCGACTATCGCTGCTGTCGACTTCGCTGGCAGCGCTCGCAATCGCACAGCCTGCTGCCGCGCAAGCGACCGTTCGCGAATTCAACATCCCAGCCCAGCCCTTATCGTCCGCCTTGCTGGAGTTTTCGCGGCAGTCGGATGTGCTCGTCGTGGTTTCGCCCGAAGTGGTGAACGGGAAGCGGGCTCCCGCGCTGCGCGGGTCGCTGCCGGTCAACGAGGCGATAGGGCGGCTGCTCCGGGGGAGCGGTCTGCGCGCGGTGCCCAATCCGCGCGGTGGTTATCGGATCGAGCGCGCGGCGCCGCCCGCCGTCGCGGATGCTTCATCGGCCGCGGCTCCGGATGCCGCCGTCGAAGCCGAAGCGATCATCGTGACCGGCTCGCGCATCGCGCGCTCCTCGAAGTCGGTGCCCGGTTCGGTGACGGTGTTCGACAGGGAGCGGATCGACCGCAGCGGGGAGGGTACGATCCGCGGCGTTCTCGAGCTTAGCAGCCAGGCCGGCATGACACCGACCCAGGCCAGTTCCTTCCTGGGCGCAGCGCCCGTGCAGCTGCGCGGCCTCAGCGCCGGCACGACGCTCGTGCTCGTCAACGGTCGCCGCGTGACGCCTTCGGGAGCGACCGGCGTTTCGTTCGACGTCGGCAGCATCCCGCTCGCGGCCGTCGAGCGCATCGAAGTGCTCGCGGACGGCGCCTCGGCCATCTACGGCGCGGACGCGGTCGGCGGGATCGTGAATGTCGTGCTCAAAAGCTCGGGGACGGGGCTGACCGTTGATGGCCGGCTCGGCGTTGCCGATGGCGGCGTGGGAGAGGAGCGGCGCCTCTCCGCGACCTACGGTTTTTCGACCGGACGGCTGCGCGGGTCGATCTCCGCCGATTATTTCGATACCGGCGGCATATTGTTCAGCGACCGGGCGCGAACCCGCGATCTCGATTACCGTCGCTTCGGGAGCCTCGATCGCCGCCTTCCCTATACCGACCAAGGAACCGTCCATTCGCTCTCCGGCGGCAATCTTCCCGGTCTGACCGCCACCCGCGCGATCATCCCGGTTACAAGCAACGATCGCCCCACCATCCCCGATTTCGCGGCTACCGCGGGGCAGGTGAGTGTGGGCGGTGACTATTATCAGCTGAGCAGTATTCAGTCGCCGATCGAGCGGTACGGCGCCGTTGCGGATCTGAGCTACGATGTTTCGGACGATGTGACGCTTTTCGCCAACGCCCTCGCGTCGCGGCAGAACGGCAAATATGTCGTTGTCCGGCCCTATATCGACACGACGACGATCGTCCCGGCGAGCAACCCCTATAATCCCTTCGGCGTGAACGTCGGCGTCAACCGGCTGCTGACCGGCGTCGATCCGGATGTCAACCATACGCGCGACACCTTCCTGCGTTTCCTCGCAGGGGTAAGGGGAAAGGCGGGCGCCGATCTCCGCTGGGAGGTCGCGGTCAACTATTCGCGCGACAACAACCGGGTGCATGAAGAGAATTATTTTGACACGGCCCGCCTCGCGGCTGTTCTCAACAATCCCGATCCCAACGCAACGCTCAATCTGTTCGCGACCGGGCCGGTGGCCAGCGAGGCCGTCCTGGATTCGCTCTTTCAGGAGGTAGACAAGCGCTATCTGGCCAGCGCCCTAAGCGCCGACGCCCAACTCACCGGCTCGCTCTTCCCGCTGCCCGGAGGCAACCTGTCCTTCGCGCTCGGCGCGGAGGTTCGCCGCGAAAAGATCGACATCACCTCGCCCTTCGACAATACCAAGGGACGCCGGGATGTCGCCAGCGGCTATTTCGAGCTGCGTGCGCCGGTCCTCGACACGCTGACTCTTTCGGGCGCAGGCCGCTTCGACCATTATAGTGATTTCGGCAGCTCCTTTAATCCGAAGCTCGGGTTCGAGTGGACGCCGACAAAGGCGGTCATGCTCTCCGGGACATGGGGCACGTCGTTCCGCGCGCCGCCGCTCGCCTTTATCAACAGCGTGGCCTTTGTCGTGCCGCTGGTGGTCACCGACCCTTTACGGGGCAATGAATCCGTCACCGTTCCGACCACCCGCGGGGCAAATCCGAACCTTCAGGCGGAAACCGCTGACAGCTACACGGTCAGCCTTCGGGTGACCCCGCTCGACACGGCGAGCCATCACCTCGATGCGAATATTTCGGCCTGGTGGGTGTCGCAGGCAGATCGCGTCGTCACGCCAAACGGGCAGACGCTGGTCGACAACGCCAGCCGCTTTTCCGACCGGGTCATAAGAAGTGCTCCGACGCCAGCGGATATTGCGGCGGGGCGCCCTGGAGCGCTCCAGTCGATCGACGCAAGCTATATCAACTTCGGAACCGCGAAAACGAACGGCATTGATGCCCAGGTCAATTATCGCGGCGAAGGGGGTGCGACGCGCTGGTCGGTGAACGGATCGGTCACCCGGGTCCTCAACTACAAGGCCGAGCTCGTGCCGGGGCTTGTCGAAAACCGGCTCGGTTCCTTTTCCTTCGATGGCTATGCCCCGAAATGGAGAGGATCGATCACCGGCAGCATAGGGCAGGGGCCAGTCGATCTGACCGGAACGCTGCGCTATATCGGCAGCTATCAGGACAGGCGCGGAACGCCCTACATCCTGGGCGACCGCGCGTTTGTCGATCTTCAGCTATCCATGCAGAGCCCGGCAACCGCTGGACCTTTGCAGAACGTTCGAGTGACTGTCGGGGCGTCGAATCTGCTGAACACGCAGCCGCCGTTCTTCAATCTCTCGCTGGGGTATGACCCATTTAACTACAACAACCGCGGCCGCTTCATCTATACCA
- a CDS encoding helix-turn-helix domain-containing protein produces the protein MESKPKIAGEQLRLARLAHGYSLEEVGALIGATRQFIHQLETGSRSASEETVVALADVLGVTPIFLSEPIPSTVRPEQCHFRGHITRPASVTSQVLARGTLLDRFVAAMELHVDLPEVSFPDMPAVSSEQIEVAAEEARRHWGLGTTAPVTSMMRVVENAGAIVTYFGDLSDRVDAFSMDRRRPIIVRSSLKESLCRQRFDFAHECGHLIMHRGLQTGDRETEGQAHRFASAFLFPRGAFLREFPRNSSINWRALYDLKLRWKMSVRAIVRRAYDLKVLNPAQYRTANIHLVKSGQAKIERFDDDGSLPVEQPELLVSAVDVLDRAVFGGAAAVGEEVGLQRPMLELITGTGISSPDQPFDNENVVRLRR, from the coding sequence ATGGAATCAAAGCCGAAAATCGCCGGCGAGCAGCTACGTCTAGCGCGTCTAGCGCATGGCTATTCGCTCGAAGAGGTGGGCGCGCTGATCGGGGCGACCCGTCAATTCATCCATCAGCTCGAGACGGGCTCGCGGTCGGCATCCGAGGAAACGGTCGTGGCGCTAGCCGATGTCCTTGGCGTTACTCCCATTTTCTTATCCGAGCCGATTCCTTCCACGGTCCGGCCCGAGCAGTGCCATTTCAGGGGGCACATCACCCGGCCTGCCTCCGTGACGAGCCAGGTTCTGGCTCGCGGAACCCTCCTTGATCGCTTCGTGGCGGCGATGGAGCTCCATGTTGACCTGCCTGAAGTGTCTTTTCCTGACATGCCTGCAGTCAGTTCGGAGCAGATCGAGGTCGCCGCCGAAGAGGCGCGGCGTCACTGGGGTTTGGGCACGACGGCGCCCGTCACGAGTATGATGCGCGTTGTGGAGAACGCCGGCGCGATCGTGACCTATTTTGGGGACTTGTCGGATCGCGTCGATGCATTTTCCATGGATCGGCGACGTCCGATCATTGTGCGCAGCTCGTTGAAAGAAAGTCTCTGCCGCCAGCGCTTTGATTTTGCGCATGAGTGTGGGCATCTGATCATGCATCGCGGCCTTCAGACGGGAGATCGCGAGACCGAAGGGCAGGCCCATCGGTTTGCAAGCGCCTTCCTTTTTCCACGAGGCGCGTTCCTTCGCGAATTTCCTCGCAACAGCTCGATCAACTGGCGCGCACTTTACGATCTGAAGTTGCGCTGGAAGATGTCGGTGCGAGCTATAGTGCGGCGCGCTTACGATCTTAAGGTCCTAAATCCGGCGCAATACAGGACGGCGAATATCCATTTAGTGAAGTCCGGCCAAGCGAAGATCGAGCGCTTTGACGATGATGGCAGTCTCCCCGTCGAACAGCCCGAGCTTCTGGTCTCCGCGGTCGATGTCCTTGATCGCGCTGTATTCGGCGGAGCAGCGGCGGTCGGTGAGGAGGTGGGGTTACAGCGTCCCATGCTCGAGCTGATCACCGGAACAGGGATATCGTCTCCCGATCAGCCCTTCGATAACGAAAACGTTGTCAGGCTGCGGCGCTAG
- a CDS encoding RNA polymerase sigma factor, which produces MRSKPTSMDYRDTTGSEGDVERVYRSYKDRLRRYVAATFGAGPPDPEDVVQAAFEKFAGHEDRDAIANPEAFLTTSARNYVLDQRRRLKVRADHSENERISGADSDDFDAERVISARERWGILENAIRTMDPRRQEVLIMNRIHGLSYAEIARRLSCSQTLVKMLAAQALVLCERALREADGE; this is translated from the coding sequence ATGCGTTCGAAGCCGACATCGATGGATTATCGCGACACCACCGGTTCGGAGGGTGACGTCGAACGCGTCTATCGGTCCTACAAGGATCGGCTGCGCCGCTACGTTGCCGCAACTTTCGGTGCGGGGCCGCCTGATCCTGAAGACGTAGTCCAGGCGGCGTTCGAGAAGTTCGCGGGCCACGAAGACCGGGACGCGATCGCTAACCCTGAGGCCTTTCTGACAACGAGCGCGCGCAACTATGTCCTCGACCAGCGCCGGAGGCTCAAGGTTCGGGCCGATCATAGTGAAAATGAAAGAATATCAGGTGCGGACAGTGACGATTTCGATGCCGAGCGCGTCATATCGGCAAGGGAAAGGTGGGGAATCCTCGAGAACGCGATCCGGACGATGGATCCGCGCCGGCAGGAGGTCTTGATCATGAACCGCATTCACGGCCTGAGCTATGCCGAGATCGCCCGGCGGCTCTCCTGCTCGCAGACCCTGGTAAAAATGCTCGCGGCGCAAGCTCTCGTCCTCTGCGAGCGGGCGCTGCGCGAGGCGGACGGCGAATGA
- a CDS encoding FecR family protein: MTTSRAFDPHRDRIDEQASNWVVLASERELTRIEQAELDAWRAADPRHETAWRDFSRTWSEVPNLSHLAALVPLRAEKSASRDEAAPRPRSRKAIWSAVAAVLVAVIAIPAYLFPAGSGQREYATQLAQSRLITLPDGTQVTLGPRSSLKVKFEDGERRVALTGGEAFFEVVHDERRPFLVEAGGSQVRVLGTKFDVNYSDQSLRVAVLQGLVEVSDRPKAGPARSNVKLLRAGQRAEIRLAGRDAVTGGDRSAATVAALPAQSPGAWREGRLVYQNARLADLVADVNRYYAPGVTLSDPAIGDLRVTASFKASEIPAFLSAVGGVVAVRAEEGPNGAVRLRPSS, from the coding sequence ATGACGACGTCCCGCGCCTTCGACCCGCATCGGGATCGCATCGACGAGCAGGCGAGCAATTGGGTCGTGCTCGCGTCCGAACGCGAACTCACGCGCATCGAGCAGGCGGAACTCGACGCCTGGCGCGCTGCCGACCCGCGACACGAGACGGCTTGGCGCGACTTCAGCCGAACGTGGAGCGAAGTGCCGAATCTGTCGCACCTTGCCGCACTCGTACCGCTGCGCGCCGAAAAATCCGCCAGCCGCGACGAGGCTGCGCCGCGCCCACGGTCGCGGAAGGCGATCTGGAGTGCCGTTGCCGCCGTTCTGGTCGCGGTGATCGCCATCCCTGCTTATCTTTTTCCGGCGGGATCCGGACAGAGAGAATATGCGACGCAGCTCGCACAGTCGCGGCTGATTACTCTTCCCGACGGCACGCAGGTGACTCTCGGTCCGCGCTCGTCGCTCAAGGTGAAATTCGAGGATGGCGAGCGCCGCGTGGCGCTGACTGGCGGCGAGGCGTTTTTCGAAGTCGTGCACGATGAGCGGCGACCGTTCCTCGTCGAGGCGGGCGGCTCCCAGGTGCGCGTGCTCGGGACAAAGTTCGACGTCAATTACAGCGATCAGTCGCTGCGCGTCGCTGTGCTGCAGGGGCTGGTAGAGGTGAGCGACCGGCCGAAGGCGGGCCCGGCTCGGTCGAACGTAAAATTGCTTCGTGCGGGACAGCGCGCCGAGATACGGCTGGCCGGTCGTGACGCCGTTACGGGCGGCGACCGATCAGCCGCCACCGTGGCGGCGCTTCCCGCGCAATCGCCCGGCGCATGGCGTGAAGGGCGCCTCGTCTATCAGAACGCGCGCCTCGCAGACCTCGTTGCGGACGTGAACCGCTATTACGCTCCTGGCGTCACTTTGAGCGATCCGGCGATCGGGGACTTGCGGGTTACGGCATCCTTCAAGGCCAGTGAAATACCGGCCTTTTTGAGCGCGGTCGGCGGGGTGGTGGCGGTGCGTGCCGAGGAGGGGCCAAATGGCGCTGTGCGGCTCAGGCCGTCGTCGTGA